Proteins from one Leptospira bourretii genomic window:
- a CDS encoding succinate dehydrogenase cytochrome b subunit: MTLSLDFFRSSIGKKIIMAITGFIWFGFVILHMVGNLQVFQGPEKLNTYAKFLKDLGPLLWVARIGLIVAFFGHVCTAILLKIENSKARPVSYAKGSTIQASVASRTMAYSGLLLLTFLVYHLAHFTLGITNPEHYSFEYILKNGDVVHDVYAMVILGFQDPIISGTYIVFMVFLALHFSHALGSMLQTLGILAPKHNPAIQKASTGLGLIIFLGNCSMPISILLGYVR, encoded by the coding sequence ATGACGTTGAGTCTAGACTTCTTTCGATCCTCAATTGGAAAGAAGATCATAATGGCCATTACCGGATTTATCTGGTTTGGGTTCGTGATCCTTCATATGGTCGGAAACCTTCAAGTTTTCCAAGGACCAGAAAAATTAAACACCTATGCAAAGTTTCTCAAAGATTTAGGACCGCTACTATGGGTAGCAAGGATTGGATTGATTGTTGCCTTTTTTGGCCACGTATGCACTGCCATCCTTCTTAAAATTGAAAACTCAAAAGCAAGGCCTGTGTCTTATGCAAAGGGTTCTACCATCCAAGCTTCTGTAGCTTCTCGCACAATGGCTTATAGTGGGCTCCTTTTACTCACGTTCCTTGTATACCACTTGGCACATTTTACTTTAGGAATTACTAACCCGGAACATTACAGTTTTGAATACATCCTTAAAAACGGTGATGTCGTACATGATGTTTATGCTATGGTGATTCTTGGGTTTCAAGATCCAATCATTTCAGGAACTTATATTGTATTTATGGTTTTCCTTGCTCTTCATTTTTCCCATGCATTGGGTTCTATGCTTCAGACTTTGGGAATCCTTGCACCAAAACACAACCCAGCCATTCAGAAAGCTTCTACAGGACTTGGTCTTATCATTTTCCTGGGAAACTGTTCCATGCCGATCTCGATTTTACTCGGGTATGTCCGTTAA
- a CDS encoding fumarate reductase/succinate dehydrogenase flavoprotein subunit, whose translation MKLDAKIPSGPLEQKWDKHKQDIKLVNPANKRKYKVIIVGTGLAGASAAATLSELGYQVSVFCFQDSPRRAHSIAAQGGINAAKNYQNDGDSVYRLFYDTVKGGDFRAREANVYRLAHESTNIIDQCVAQGVPFAREYGGTLSNRSFGGAQVSRTFYAKGQTGQQLLLGAYSALEKQISRGAVKMYPRTEMLELVLVDGHAKGIVVRDLVTGEISSHAGDAVILASGGYGNVFYLSTNAKGSNVTATYRAYKKGAGFANPCYTQIHPTCIPQAGDYQSKLTLMSESLRNDGRVWVPKKKDDLRAPHEIPEDERDYYLERKYPSYGNLAPRDISSRSAKEACDNGLGVGPKVGDKRLGVYLDFSDSIKRLGEPVVADRYDNLFQMYERITGENPYKVPMRIYPAVHYTMGGLWVDYNLMSNIPGLHVLGEANFSDHGANRLGASALMQGLADGYFVIPYTIGDYFAKEGHKNISTDRPEFKEAEARVREMTNKLLAINGKKTPDDFHRALGKIMWDQCGMARNEKGLKDALKKIPELREEFWKNVKVAGSGSELNQELEKAGRVADYLEFGELLCLDALTREESCGGHFREEHQTEDGEAKRNDDKFCHVTAWEYKGEGKAPVEHREKLEYENIHLAVRSYK comes from the coding sequence ATGAAATTAGATGCAAAAATTCCGTCGGGTCCATTAGAACAAAAATGGGACAAACACAAACAAGATATCAAACTTGTAAACCCGGCAAACAAACGTAAGTATAAAGTCATCATCGTGGGAACAGGACTTGCGGGAGCTTCTGCTGCTGCGACACTCTCTGAACTTGGATACCAAGTTTCTGTTTTCTGTTTCCAAGATAGCCCAAGACGAGCTCACTCCATTGCTGCCCAAGGTGGTATCAATGCTGCAAAGAATTACCAAAACGATGGTGACTCTGTTTATCGCTTGTTCTATGACACTGTAAAAGGTGGTGACTTCCGTGCAAGGGAAGCAAACGTTTATCGTTTGGCTCATGAATCCACAAACATCATTGACCAATGTGTGGCACAAGGAGTTCCTTTTGCTCGTGAGTATGGTGGAACCTTATCCAACCGGTCTTTTGGTGGAGCGCAAGTATCTCGTACTTTTTATGCCAAAGGACAAACTGGCCAACAGTTGTTACTTGGTGCCTACTCGGCGCTAGAAAAACAAATCTCTCGTGGTGCCGTCAAAATGTATCCAAGAACAGAGATGTTGGAACTAGTTCTTGTTGATGGTCATGCCAAAGGAATCGTAGTTCGTGATCTAGTCACTGGTGAGATTTCTTCCCACGCGGGAGACGCAGTCATCCTTGCATCCGGCGGGTACGGAAACGTATTTTACCTTTCTACCAACGCAAAAGGATCGAATGTGACTGCTACTTACCGTGCTTACAAAAAAGGGGCAGGATTTGCAAACCCTTGTTATACGCAAATCCACCCTACTTGTATCCCACAAGCAGGAGATTACCAATCCAAACTCACTCTTATGTCCGAATCACTTCGTAACGATGGACGGGTTTGGGTTCCTAAGAAAAAAGATGATCTCCGTGCTCCTCACGAAATTCCTGAAGACGAAAGAGATTATTACCTCGAAAGAAAATACCCTTCTTACGGAAACTTAGCACCGCGGGACATCTCTTCACGTTCTGCCAAAGAAGCCTGTGACAACGGTCTTGGTGTGGGTCCAAAGGTTGGTGATAAACGACTTGGTGTGTATTTGGATTTTTCTGATTCCATCAAACGATTGGGAGAACCAGTAGTAGCTGACCGCTATGACAACCTCTTCCAAATGTATGAACGTATTACGGGAGAAAACCCATACAAAGTGCCAATGCGTATTTACCCTGCGGTTCACTATACTATGGGTGGGCTTTGGGTGGATTACAACTTAATGTCTAATATTCCTGGTCTTCACGTACTAGGAGAAGCAAACTTCTCTGACCATGGTGCGAACCGACTCGGAGCCTCCGCTCTGATGCAAGGGCTTGCTGATGGATACTTTGTGATTCCTTATACCATTGGTGATTATTTCGCTAAAGAAGGTCATAAAAATATCTCCACTGACAGACCTGAGTTTAAAGAAGCAGAAGCACGTGTTCGCGAGATGACCAATAAATTATTAGCAATCAACGGTAAAAAAACTCCTGATGATTTCCATAGAGCCCTCGGTAAAATCATGTGGGATCAGTGTGGTATGGCACGTAACGAAAAAGGCCTCAAAGATGCCTTGAAAAAAATTCCTGAATTGAGAGAGGAATTTTGGAAAAACGTAAAAGTTGCCGGATCAGGATCTGAGCTCAACCAAGAGTTGGAAAAAGCCGGTCGTGTTGCCGACTACCTAGAGTTTGGTGAATTACTCTGTTTAGATGCACTTACAAGAGAAGAATCTTGTGGTGGTCACTTCCGTGAGGAACACCAAACCGAAGATGGTGAAGCAAAACGTAATGACGATAAATTCTGTCACGTAACTGCTTGGGAGTATAAAGGTGAAGGAAAGGCTCCTGTAGAACACCGCGAAAAACTCGAGTATGAAAACATCCACCTAGCCGTAAGGAGCTACAAATAA